The sequence below is a genomic window from Mycobacteroides abscessus ATCC 19977.
CCGATGCCAGTCATGAACTGCGGACGCCGCTCGCTGCCATCAGCGGTTACGCCGAACTCGCGCGACGCAATCACGACGCGTTGCCCACAGATGTGGCACACGCAATGTCTCGGGTGCAGTCCGAAGCCGCCCGTATGACTGAGCTTGTCGAAGATCTGCTGCTGCTAGCACGACTGGACTCTGGGCGACCTCTTGCTCAAGAACCTGTCGATCTGTCCCGGCTTGTGGTCGACGCTGCCAGTGATGCACACATAGCCGCGTCGGAACATCGTTGGTTACTCAACTTGCCGGAAGATCCGGTTATCGTGTGTGGCGATACACCCCGCCTGCACCAGGTGGTCGCGAACCTGTTGTCTAACTGCCGTATCCACACACCGCCCGGCACCACCGTCACAGTGACGCTGAGAAGCGACGGCAACTCCACTTATCTCACAGTGGCAGATGACGGACCAGGCATTCCCGCCGGGCAGCAGAACGAGATTTTCGAACGGTTCGCGCGCGGCGATACGTCGCGGTCGCGCCGTGCGGGCAGCACGGGCTTGGGACTGGCGATCGCCGCGGCGGTGATCAAGGCGCACCACGGGGAGATCCGCGTGAATAGCGTTGCCGGTGAGACGGTTTTCACCATCACATTGCCCACGGCGGGCACACAGCACGGGGCGTTCACGGAGAAGCTGCCGTAATTGAATGGGAATGATTTCGGCCGCGGATAGCTGGGCTCGCCTGCGGCCCTGGACGAATCAGTATGTTCACGGGCTTGAGAACCTTCTCGCGGACAGCAGGTTTCGTGCGTGTCGGAAGCACACGGCTGGCACTTTCACCGAAGTGCTGCTCACTTGCCGTTCACGCGCCTAGAGCTGCCACTGGTGTGTGTATTGAAGTGCATGGGCCACGTCATTGGCTCGCGAGGGACCGCCCAGTTTTGACACGACATACAACGCCATGTCCACGCCCGCGCTTACCCCCGATGAAGTGACGTAGTTGCCGCCATCGACGTATCGACTGTTGCGATCAACGATGATGGTCGAGTCGAGTTGGGTCAACGTATCCAATGCGCTCCAGTGCGTGGTGGCGCGCCGATTCTTGAGGAATCCGGCCTTGGCCAGAAGTAGTGCGCCGGTGCATACGCTCGCGACGAGTTCAACACGCTCGGTGAGTTTCTGAATTTTGGCGATCGACTCGGGTTGGTCGACCAGAGTCCGCCAGCCCTTGCCGCCCGGGACCAGCAGGACATCGATCGGCGGGGCGGCCTCATATGTATGTTGAGCAACAACATCGAGCCCCTGCGCGCATCTGACTTGCCGTGAGGCCAAGGAAATGCTGACTGGTTTGTATTTGTCCTGAGGGAAATCCGCCGCCCACGCACCGAACACCTCCCACGGGCCAGCGAAATCCAGCTCCTCGACACCGTCGAAAAGCAATAGACCGATCGTCTTCGCATCCCCAACGTTCTCGGGAGCCGGGAGTTCACCCCCGGTGATGTTCGTATCGTGTCCGCTGCTGACATATCCGCCTGTGAAACCGGCAGTCGCAGCGACTGCGCTCGCAATCACGGTGGACCCCAACAGCATGCGTCGGGATACCGTCTGACCGCTTTGCTCAGGCTGATCGCCAGTCATTACGCCCGGTGACCTCTCTCGCTATGTGGTTGTCCTGCAAC
It includes:
- a CDS encoding DJ-1/PfpI family protein: MLLGSTVIASAVAATAGFTGGYVSSGHDTNITGGELPAPENVGDAKTIGLLLFDGVEELDFAGPWEVFGAWAADFPQDKYKPVSISLASRQVRCAQGLDVVAQHTYEAAPPIDVLLVPGGKGWRTLVDQPESIAKIQKLTERVELVASVCTGALLLAKAGFLKNRRATTHWSALDTLTQLDSTIIVDRNSRYVDGGNYVTSSGVSAGVDMALYVVSKLGGPSRANDVAHALQYTHQWQL